The Cataglyphis hispanica isolate Lineage 1 chromosome 5, ULB_Chis1_1.0, whole genome shotgun sequence genome has a segment encoding these proteins:
- the LOC126849869 gene encoding proteoglycan 4-like isoform X8 produces the protein MEKQRKSSNFEEERNLPEKSSSMEEQSKSNSSFEEERNRSKKHTCLGVEKSPIEKEKFKERRNLRKKLLEKQRKSPNSSFEEKSKPSTSESIMKEQPKSSKYSKPEFRQMSVSSHSVIKEDPSESSNIENFSESDRKSSSASILSSDVPDKTEQSSSNREDCVSQSSQSDITEEQPKSTNMEKNESDKKSSSPSILSHDVPETSIEQIPSKQEDFISQPSQSDITEEQAKSTNVQKNESDEKLSSPSVPSHDVPEISIEQAPSNQEDFMSQPSPSDITEEQAKSTNVQKNESDEKLSSLSIPSHDVPEISIEQAPSNQEDFMSQPSPSDITEEQPKSTNVQKNESDEKLSSLSIPSHDVPEISIEQAPSNQEDFMSQSSQADITEEQPKSTNVEKNNESDEKSSFPSIPSHDVPETSIEQAPANQEDFISKSSQSDITMKQAESRNIEKNKFDWSFLSVIYDIAPVEQDSLNRKDFVRRPSLSDITEEIPESTNVEKSNESDKKSRPSLSDITEEIPESTNVEKSNESDKKSSSSLISDDLKTYSERVLLFQDFVRKPLSDITEETSESTNGEKSNESDKKSSSSFILDDDVSETPIEQASLNQEDFVSQPSQSDITEKQSKSINIEEHETDEKSLSSSLSMSEFSPSEPFADYARRTTIMEKIDPYDKMNSPKLLKELSFIKLSSMVPSPMDLSSAKPFNIKLSESDSDATVIKQPTSKSALELKSPSSQGCIQKNESDTKPIDNQYKKEEKPCSTIDNIKSSTELSSTEPFPKETISKESSPKEPSPTKLSSTELSLTEPSPTEPSPTEPFPSEPSPTEPSPTEPSPTEPSPMELFSTKSFSTKSSPIKSSPKEPSRMESSPTASSSMESFRTEPSSIESSLMEPSLMEPSLTEPSSIGLSPTEPSPMRSSPTEPSPAKPCPAEPSLPEPSLTELFSTKSFPTKSSPTKSSSIKSSSTEPSRMEPSSTKPSLMESSLTEPSPTEPSSPEPSLPEPSLTELFSTKSFPTKSSPTKSSPTEPSRMEPSSTKPSLTESSPMKPSPTESSPTISSPTKLSSTEPLHTELCDSDSDATVIVRPISRSAYELPSFLQECIQENERDTKSTDNLYKKEEKHRSIIEKSPMELCLTESSSTRPEKSKDLMENVHDIILDFPAFVPADNQAETTSDREENAMDPTTSMIQNNNQSLQTTSDIVKDISPKSKTTDKTKKDDEPEDDPKSDSKIKKKIKCSSKCCLVVLLISLIIYLSLLIFLLHNFGFLNFYQNKHTDILQTAVVELEKIIYDEDNTVRMLNEYLDQDTSLIKVIALIGDSIIDKSYTVDIIRKKLRRKRRNGSLPWFPDFVIMENLREEHSLTVVDYAETFQEVYNDRPFTILAVYKIEEMNDNLKRRLELNQIIKGVNDTFIKADINFKIISYKLLTDTILDQYIINMEEKLRQTFSPDQIYNIKQSLIEDRSYCQEKYDCIKDQ, from the exons ATGGAAAAACAGAGGAAATCTTCAAATTTCGAAGAAGAAag aaACCTTCCTGAAAAATCTAGTAGTATGGAAGAACAGAGCAAATCAAACTCAAGTTTCGAAGAAGAAag aaaCCGTTCCAAAAAACATACTTGTTTAGGTGTAGAAAAATCTccaatagaaaaagaaaaattcaaagaaagaag AAATCTTCGGAAAAAACTTTTGGAAAAACAGAGGAAATCTCCAAACTCAAGTTTCGAAGAAAAaag TAAACCTTCAACATCTGAATCTATTATGAAGGAACAACCCAAATCTTCGAAATATTCTAAACCGGAGTTCAGACAAATGAG CGTATCTTCACATTCTGTTATTAAGGAGGACCCGTCAGAATCTTCGAATATCGAAAACTTTTCCGAGTCAGATCGAAAATCGTCATCTGCCTCTATACTGAGCAGTGATGTTCCAGATAAAACCGAGCAATCTTCATCAAATCGAGAAGATTGTGTTAg CCAATCTTCACAATCTGATATTACGGAGGAGCAACCCAAATCTacaaatatggaaaaaaatgagTCTGATAAAAAATCATCGTCTCCTTCTATATTAAGTCATGATGTTCCGGAGACATCCATCGAGCAGATTCCATCAAAACAAGAAGATTTTATTAG CCAACCTTCTCAATCTGATATTACGGAGGAACAAGCCAAATCTACAAATGTGCAGAAAAACGAGTCCGATGAAAAATTATCGTCTCCCTCTGTACCAAGTCATGATGTTCCAGAAATATCTATCGAGCAAGCTCCATCAAATCAAGAAGATTTTATgag CCAACCTTCTCCATCTGATATTACGGAGGAACAAGCCAAATCTACAAATGTGCAGAAAAACGAGTCCGATGAAAAATTATCGTCTCTCTCTATACCGAGTCATGATGTTCCAGAGATATCCATCGAGCAAGCTCCATCAAATCAAGAAGATTTTATgag CCAACCTTCTCCATCTGATATTACGGAGGAACAACCCAAATCTACAAATGTGCAGAAAAACGAGTCCGATGAAAAATTATCGTCTCTCTCTATACCGAGTCATGATGTTCCAGAGATATCCATCGAGCAAGCTCCATCAAATCAAGAAGATTTTATgag TCAATCTTCTCAAGCTGATATTACGGAGGAACAACCCAAATCTACAAATGTGGAGAAAAACAACGAGTCCGATGAAAAATCATCGTTTCCCTCTATACCGAGTCATGATGTTCCAGAAACATCCATCGAACAAGCTCCAGCAAATCAAGAAGATTTTATtag CAAATCTTCACAATCTGATATTACGATGAAACAGGCCGAAtctagaaatattgaaaaaaataagttcgATTGGTCTTTCCTTTcagtaatatatgatatagcaCCTGTCGAGCAGGATTCATTAAATCGAAAAGATTTTGTTAG gagACCTTCTCTATCTGATATTACGGAGGAGATACCTGAATCTACAAATGTGGAAAAAAGCAACGAGTCAGATAAAAAATC gagACCTTCTCTATCTGATATTACGGAGGAGATACCTGAATCTACAAATGTGGAAAAAAGCAACGAGTCAGATAAAAAATCGTCATCTTCCCTTATATCGGATGATTTGAAGACATACAGCGAGAgggttttattatttcaagattttgttag gaaACCTCTATCTGATATTACGGAGGAGACATCTGAATCTACAAATGGGGAAAAAAGCAACGAATCCGATAAAAAATCGTCATCTTCCTTTATACTGGATGATGATGTTTCGGAGACACCCATTGAGCAGGCCTCATTAAATCAAGAAGATTTTGTTAG ccaACCTTCACAATCTGACATTACGGAGAAGCAGTccaaatctataaatatcgaAGAACATGAGACCGATGAGAAATCATTGTCTTCTTCTTTATCAATGAGTGAATTTTCTCCtag TGAACCGTTCGCGGACTATGCAAGAAGGACAACAATTATGGAAAAGATCGATCCTTATGATAAAATGAACTCACCAAAATTACTTAAGGAattgtcttttattaaattatcttctatGGTACCGTCTCCTATGGATTTATCTTCTGCGAAaccatttaacataaaattgtcCGAGTCAGATTCGGATGCTACTGTAATCAAGCAACCGACATCAAAATCTGCGCTCGAGTTGAAATCTCCATCTTCACAAGGATGCATTCAGAAGAATGAAAGTGACACTAAACCGATAGACAACCAgtataagaaagaagaaaaacctTGTTCAACTATTGATAACATAAAGTCTTCTACGGAATTATCTTCTACGGAACCGTTTCCTAAGGAGACAATTTCTAAGGAATCGTCTCCTAAGGAACCGTCTCCTACGAAACTGTCTTCTACAGAATTGTCTCTTACGGAACCGTCTCCTACAGAACCGTCGCCTACAGAACCGTTTCCTTCAGAACCATCTCCTACAGAACCGTCTCCTACAGAACCGTCTCCTACGGAACCATCTCCTATGGAATTGTTTTCTACAAAATCGTTTTCTACAAAATCGTCTCCTATAAAATCGTCTCCTAAAGAACCATCTCGCATGGAATCATCCCCTACGGCATCATcttctatggaatcatttcGTACGGAACCATCTTCTATAGAATCGTCTCTTATGGAACCATCTCTTATGGAACCGTCTCTTACGGAACCATCTTCTATAGGATTGTCTCCTACGGAACCATCTCCTATGAGATCGTCTCCTACAGAACCATCTCCTGCGAAACCGTGTCCTGCGGAACCATCTCTTCCGGAACCATCTCTTACggaattattttctacaaaatcgTTTCCCACAAAATCGTCTCCTACAAAATCGTCTTCTATAAAATCATCTTCTACAGAACCGTCTCGTATGGAACCGTCTTCTACAAAACCATCTCTTATGGAATCATCTCTTACGGAACCATCTCCTACAGAACCGTCTTCTCCGGAACCGTCTCTTCCGGAACCATCTCTTACGGAATTGTTTTCTACAAAATCGTTTCCCACAAAATCATCTCCTACAAAATCGTCTCCTACGGAACCGTCTCGTATGGAACCGTCTTCTACAAAACCATCTCTTACGGAATCGTCTCCTATGAAACCGTCCCCTACGGAATCATCTCCTACGATATCGTCTCCTACAAAATTGTCTTCTACGGAACCGTTGCACACGGAATTGTGCGATTCGGATTCGGATGCTACTGTAATTGTGCGACCGATATCAAGGTCTGCCTACGAGTTACCTTCATTTTTACAAGAATGCATTCAGGAGAATGAACGTGATACTAAGTCGACAGACAATTTgtataagaaagaagaaaaacatcGTTCAATCATTGAAAAGTCTCCTATGGAATTGTGCCTTACGGAATCGTCTTCTACAAGACCAGAGAAATCTAAAGATTTGATGGAAAATGTAcacgatattatattagattttccCGCATTTGTGCCAGCAGATAATCAAGCGGAAACTACGAGCGATAGGGAAGAGAACGCTATGGATCCTACGACATCAATGATTCAGAATAACAATCAATCTTTGCAAACAACCTCTGatattgtaaaagatatttctccCAAATCTAAAACAACTGATAAGACTAAAAAAGACGATGAACCGGAAGATGATCCAAAATCAgacagtaaaataaaaaagaaaataaaatgttcatcAAAATGTTGTCTTGTCGTTTTGTTAATctcgttaataatatatctatctttattaatatttctattacacaattttggatttttgaatttttatcagaataaaCATACTGACATTCTTCAGACTGCCGTTGTTGAATTGGAGAAGATAATATACGATGAAGATAATACCGTACGAATGTTGAACGAATATCTTGATCAAGATACATCtcttataaaagtaatagCTCTCATCGGCGATTCAATCATCGACAAGTCATACACGGTGgacattataagaaaaaaattacgcagaaagagaagaaacggTTCTTTACCTTGGTTTCCGGACTTTGTTATCATGGAGAACTTAAGAGAAGAGCATTCCTTAACCGTTGTAGACTACGCAGAAACATTTCAAGAAGTATATAATGATCGGCCGTTTACGATATTGGCAGTTTATAAAATCGAAGAAATGAATGACAATTTGAAGCGTAGATTAGAactaaatcaaattataaaaggagTAAACGATACTTTTATCAAAgcagatattaatttcaaaattatttcctatAAACTTTTAACCGATACTATTTTAGaccaatatattataaacatggAGGAAAAACTAAGACAAACGTTCTCTCCAGATCagatctataatattaaacaaagttTGATAGAAGATCGTAGCTACtgtcaagaaaaatatgattgcaTCAAAGATCAGTGA
- the LOC126849869 gene encoding uncharacterized protein LOC126849869 isoform X3, with the protein MEKQRKSSNFEEERNLPEKSSSMEEQSKSNSSFEEERNRSKKHTCLGVEKSPIEKEKFKERRNLRKKLLEKQRKSPNSSFEEKSKPSTSESIMKEQPKSSKYSKPEFRQMSVSSHSVIKEDPSESSNIENFSESDRKSSSASILSSDVPDKTEQSSSNREDCVSQSSQSDITEEQPKSTNMEKNESDKKSSSPSILSHDVPETSIEQIPSKQEDFISQPSQSDITEEQAKSTNVQKNESDEKLSSPSVPSHDVPEISIEQAPSNQEDFMSQPSPSDITEEQAKSTNVQKNESDEKLSSLSIPSHDVPEISIEQAPSNQEDFMSQPSPSDITEEQPKSTNVQKNESDEKLSSLSIPSHDVPEISIEQAPSNQEDFMSQSSQADITEEQPKSTNVEKNNESDEKSSFPSIPSHDVPETSIEQAPANQEDFISQPSQSDITEEQPKSTNVEKNNEFDEKSSSPSISSHDVPKTSIEQIPSNPEDFISQSSQADITEEQPKSTNVEKSNESDEKSSSPSIPSHETFIEQAPSNQEDFISKSSQSDITMKQAESRNIEKNKFDWSFLSVIYDIAPVEQDSLNRKDFVRRPSLSDITEEIPESTNVEKSNESDKKSSSSLISDDLKTYSERVLLFQDFVRKPLSDITEETSESTNGEKSNESDKKSSSSFILDDDVSETPIEQASLNQEDFVSQPSQSDITEKQSKSINIEEHETDEKSLSSSLSMSEFSPSEPFADYARRTTIMEKIDPYDKMNSPKLLKELSFIKLSSMVPSPMDLSSAKPFNIKLSESDSDATVIKQPTSKSALELKSPSSQGCIQKNESDTKPIDNQYKKEEKPCSTIDNIKSSTELSSTEPFPKETISKESSPKEPSPTKLSSTELSLTEPSPTEPSPTEPFPSEPSPTEPSPTEPSPTEPSPMELFSTKSFSTKSSPIKSSPKEPSRMESSPTASSSMESFRTEPSSIESSLMEPSLMEPSLTEPSSIGLSPTEPSPMRSSPTEPSPAKPCPAEPSLPEPSLTELFSTKSFPTKSSPTKSSSIKSSSTEPSRMEPSSTKPSLMESSLTEPSPTEPSSPEPSLPEPSLTELFSTKSFPTKSSPTKSSPTEPSRMEPSSTKPSLTESSPMKPSPTESSPTISSPTKLSSTEPLHTELCDSDSDATVIVRPISRSAYELPSFLQECIQENERDTKSTDNLYKKEEKHRSIIEKSPMELCLTESSSTRPEKSKDLMENVHDIILDFPAFVPADNQAETTSDREENAMDPTTSMIQNNNQSLQTTSDIVKDISPKSKTTDKTKKDDEPEDDPKSDSKIKKKIKCSSKCCLVVLLISLIIYLSLLIFLLHNFGFLNFYQNKHTDILQTAVVELEKIIYDEDNTVRMLNEYLDQDTSLIKVIALIGDSIIDKSYTVDIIRKKLRRKRRNGSLPWFPDFVIMENLREEHSLTVVDYAETFQEVYNDRPFTILAVYKIEEMNDNLKRRLELNQIIKGVNDTFIKADINFKIISYKLLTDTILDQYIINMEEKLRQTFSPDQIYNIKQSLIEDRSYCQEKYDCIKDQ; encoded by the exons ATGGAAAAACAGAGGAAATCTTCAAATTTCGAAGAAGAAag aaACCTTCCTGAAAAATCTAGTAGTATGGAAGAACAGAGCAAATCAAACTCAAGTTTCGAAGAAGAAag aaaCCGTTCCAAAAAACATACTTGTTTAGGTGTAGAAAAATCTccaatagaaaaagaaaaattcaaagaaagaag AAATCTTCGGAAAAAACTTTTGGAAAAACAGAGGAAATCTCCAAACTCAAGTTTCGAAGAAAAaag TAAACCTTCAACATCTGAATCTATTATGAAGGAACAACCCAAATCTTCGAAATATTCTAAACCGGAGTTCAGACAAATGAG CGTATCTTCACATTCTGTTATTAAGGAGGACCCGTCAGAATCTTCGAATATCGAAAACTTTTCCGAGTCAGATCGAAAATCGTCATCTGCCTCTATACTGAGCAGTGATGTTCCAGATAAAACCGAGCAATCTTCATCAAATCGAGAAGATTGTGTTAg CCAATCTTCACAATCTGATATTACGGAGGAGCAACCCAAATCTacaaatatggaaaaaaatgagTCTGATAAAAAATCATCGTCTCCTTCTATATTAAGTCATGATGTTCCGGAGACATCCATCGAGCAGATTCCATCAAAACAAGAAGATTTTATTAG CCAACCTTCTCAATCTGATATTACGGAGGAACAAGCCAAATCTACAAATGTGCAGAAAAACGAGTCCGATGAAAAATTATCGTCTCCCTCTGTACCAAGTCATGATGTTCCAGAAATATCTATCGAGCAAGCTCCATCAAATCAAGAAGATTTTATgag CCAACCTTCTCCATCTGATATTACGGAGGAACAAGCCAAATCTACAAATGTGCAGAAAAACGAGTCCGATGAAAAATTATCGTCTCTCTCTATACCGAGTCATGATGTTCCAGAGATATCCATCGAGCAAGCTCCATCAAATCAAGAAGATTTTATgag CCAACCTTCTCCATCTGATATTACGGAGGAACAACCCAAATCTACAAATGTGCAGAAAAACGAGTCCGATGAAAAATTATCGTCTCTCTCTATACCGAGTCATGATGTTCCAGAGATATCCATCGAGCAAGCTCCATCAAATCAAGAAGATTTTATgag TCAATCTTCTCAAGCTGATATTACGGAGGAACAACCCAAATCTACAAATGTGGAGAAAAACAACGAGTCCGATGAAAAATCATCGTTTCCCTCTATACCGAGTCATGATGTTCCAGAAACATCCATCGAACAAGCTCCAGCAAATCAAGAAGATTTTATtag CCAACCTTCTCAATCTGATATTACGGAGGAGCAACCCAAATCTACAAATGTGGAAAAAAACAATGAGTTTGATGAAAAATCATCGTCTCCCTCTATATCAAGTCATGATGTTCCGAAGACATCCATCGAGCAGATTCCATCAAATCCAGAAGATTTTATTAG CCAATCTTCTCAAGCTGATATTACGGAGGAGCAACCAAAATCTACAAATGTGGAGAAAAGCAACGAGTCCGATGAAAAATCATCGTCTCCCTCTATACCGAGTCATGAGACATTCATCGAGCAAGCTCCATCAAATCAAGAAGATTTTATTAG CAAATCTTCACAATCTGATATTACGATGAAACAGGCCGAAtctagaaatattgaaaaaaataagttcgATTGGTCTTTCCTTTcagtaatatatgatatagcaCCTGTCGAGCAGGATTCATTAAATCGAAAAGATTTTGTTAG gagACCTTCTCTATCTGATATTACGGAGGAGATACCTGAATCTACAAATGTGGAAAAAAGCAACGAGTCAGATAAAAAATCGTCATCTTCCCTTATATCGGATGATTTGAAGACATACAGCGAGAgggttttattatttcaagattttgttag gaaACCTCTATCTGATATTACGGAGGAGACATCTGAATCTACAAATGGGGAAAAAAGCAACGAATCCGATAAAAAATCGTCATCTTCCTTTATACTGGATGATGATGTTTCGGAGACACCCATTGAGCAGGCCTCATTAAATCAAGAAGATTTTGTTAG ccaACCTTCACAATCTGACATTACGGAGAAGCAGTccaaatctataaatatcgaAGAACATGAGACCGATGAGAAATCATTGTCTTCTTCTTTATCAATGAGTGAATTTTCTCCtag TGAACCGTTCGCGGACTATGCAAGAAGGACAACAATTATGGAAAAGATCGATCCTTATGATAAAATGAACTCACCAAAATTACTTAAGGAattgtcttttattaaattatcttctatGGTACCGTCTCCTATGGATTTATCTTCTGCGAAaccatttaacataaaattgtcCGAGTCAGATTCGGATGCTACTGTAATCAAGCAACCGACATCAAAATCTGCGCTCGAGTTGAAATCTCCATCTTCACAAGGATGCATTCAGAAGAATGAAAGTGACACTAAACCGATAGACAACCAgtataagaaagaagaaaaacctTGTTCAACTATTGATAACATAAAGTCTTCTACGGAATTATCTTCTACGGAACCGTTTCCTAAGGAGACAATTTCTAAGGAATCGTCTCCTAAGGAACCGTCTCCTACGAAACTGTCTTCTACAGAATTGTCTCTTACGGAACCGTCTCCTACAGAACCGTCGCCTACAGAACCGTTTCCTTCAGAACCATCTCCTACAGAACCGTCTCCTACAGAACCGTCTCCTACGGAACCATCTCCTATGGAATTGTTTTCTACAAAATCGTTTTCTACAAAATCGTCTCCTATAAAATCGTCTCCTAAAGAACCATCTCGCATGGAATCATCCCCTACGGCATCATcttctatggaatcatttcGTACGGAACCATCTTCTATAGAATCGTCTCTTATGGAACCATCTCTTATGGAACCGTCTCTTACGGAACCATCTTCTATAGGATTGTCTCCTACGGAACCATCTCCTATGAGATCGTCTCCTACAGAACCATCTCCTGCGAAACCGTGTCCTGCGGAACCATCTCTTCCGGAACCATCTCTTACggaattattttctacaaaatcgTTTCCCACAAAATCGTCTCCTACAAAATCGTCTTCTATAAAATCATCTTCTACAGAACCGTCTCGTATGGAACCGTCTTCTACAAAACCATCTCTTATGGAATCATCTCTTACGGAACCATCTCCTACAGAACCGTCTTCTCCGGAACCGTCTCTTCCGGAACCATCTCTTACGGAATTGTTTTCTACAAAATCGTTTCCCACAAAATCATCTCCTACAAAATCGTCTCCTACGGAACCGTCTCGTATGGAACCGTCTTCTACAAAACCATCTCTTACGGAATCGTCTCCTATGAAACCGTCCCCTACGGAATCATCTCCTACGATATCGTCTCCTACAAAATTGTCTTCTACGGAACCGTTGCACACGGAATTGTGCGATTCGGATTCGGATGCTACTGTAATTGTGCGACCGATATCAAGGTCTGCCTACGAGTTACCTTCATTTTTACAAGAATGCATTCAGGAGAATGAACGTGATACTAAGTCGACAGACAATTTgtataagaaagaagaaaaacatcGTTCAATCATTGAAAAGTCTCCTATGGAATTGTGCCTTACGGAATCGTCTTCTACAAGACCAGAGAAATCTAAAGATTTGATGGAAAATGTAcacgatattatattagattttccCGCATTTGTGCCAGCAGATAATCAAGCGGAAACTACGAGCGATAGGGAAGAGAACGCTATGGATCCTACGACATCAATGATTCAGAATAACAATCAATCTTTGCAAACAACCTCTGatattgtaaaagatatttctccCAAATCTAAAACAACTGATAAGACTAAAAAAGACGATGAACCGGAAGATGATCCAAAATCAgacagtaaaataaaaaagaaaataaaatgttcatcAAAATGTTGTCTTGTCGTTTTGTTAATctcgttaataatatatctatctttattaatatttctattacacaattttggatttttgaatttttatcagaataaaCATACTGACATTCTTCAGACTGCCGTTGTTGAATTGGAGAAGATAATATACGATGAAGATAATACCGTACGAATGTTGAACGAATATCTTGATCAAGATACATCtcttataaaagtaatagCTCTCATCGGCGATTCAATCATCGACAAGTCATACACGGTGgacattataagaaaaaaattacgcagaaagagaagaaacggTTCTTTACCTTGGTTTCCGGACTTTGTTATCATGGAGAACTTAAGAGAAGAGCATTCCTTAACCGTTGTAGACTACGCAGAAACATTTCAAGAAGTATATAATGATCGGCCGTTTACGATATTGGCAGTTTATAAAATCGAAGAAATGAATGACAATTTGAAGCGTAGATTAGAactaaatcaaattataaaaggagTAAACGATACTTTTATCAAAgcagatattaatttcaaaattatttcctatAAACTTTTAACCGATACTATTTTAGaccaatatattataaacatggAGGAAAAACTAAGACAAACGTTCTCTCCAGATCagatctataatattaaacaaagttTGATAGAAGATCGTAGCTACtgtcaagaaaaatatgattgcaTCAAAGATCAGTGA